One genomic window of Rhinolophus ferrumequinum isolate MPI-CBG mRhiFer1 chromosome 23, mRhiFer1_v1.p, whole genome shotgun sequence includes the following:
- the DSTN gene encoding LOW QUALITY PROTEIN: destrin (The sequence of the model RefSeq protein was modified relative to this genomic sequence to represent the inferred CDS: inserted 1 base in 1 codon; deleted 1 base in 1 codon) has translation MKVRKCSTPEEIKKRKKAVXFCLSADKKCIIVEEGKEILVGDVGVTITDPFKHFVGMLPEKDCRYALYDASFETKESRKEELMFFLWAPELAPLKSKMIYASSKDAIKKKFKGIKHECQANGPEDLNRACIAEKLGGSLIVAFEGCPV, from the exons ATGAAAGTTCGGAAGTGTTCCACAccagaagaaatcaagaaaagaaagaaggctg ATTTTTGTCTCAGTGCAGACAAGAAGTGCATCATTGTAGAAGAAGGCAAAGAGATCTTGGTTGGAGATGTTGGT GTGACTATAACCGACCCTTTCAAGCATTTTGTGGGCATGCTTCCTGAGAAAGATTGTCGCTATGCTTTGTATGATGCAAGCTTTGAAACCAAGGAATCCAGAAAAGAGGAGTTGAtgttttttttgtg GGCACCAGAGCTAGCACCTCTGAAAAGTAAAATGATCTATGCGAGCTCCAAGGATGCaatcaaaaagaaattcaag G GCATTAAACATGAATGTCAAGCAAATGGGCCAGAAGACCTCAATCGGGCCTGTATTGCTGAAAAGCTAGGTGGATCCTTAATTGTAGCTTTTGAAGGATGCCCTGTGTAG